One Blastocatellia bacterium DNA window includes the following coding sequences:
- the panB gene encoding 3-methyl-2-oxobutanoate hydroxymethyltransferase yields the protein MSHFTGDTLGKITVQVIQSRKEKKQKITALTAYDYPSARLVDEAGIDIILVGDSLSNVVLGHENTLSVTLDEMLVFARAVRRGCKRALVVGDMPFGSYHISEEQALISAVRYIKEGGVEAVKIEGGRNRALLVERLVENEIPVMGHIGLTPQSVHKMGGYKVQGKTINAAQSLIEDAVTLEHAGIFSLVLEGIPEEIAEMITERISIPTIGIGAGLHCDGQILVYSDLLGLTFGHQAKFVRKYADLKITISQALAEYVDDIHKENFPARKESYHMPEELLTKLRRS from the coding sequence ATGAGCCATTTCACTGGTGATACATTAGGAAAAATTACTGTTCAAGTAATTCAATCCAGAAAAGAGAAAAAGCAAAAAATAACGGCTTTAACAGCTTATGATTATCCTTCAGCACGTTTGGTTGATGAAGCAGGGATTGATATTATTTTAGTTGGGGATTCACTAAGTAATGTTGTCTTAGGGCATGAAAACACACTTTCTGTAACATTAGATGAAATGCTTGTGTTTGCTCGTGCAGTGCGCCGGGGATGTAAACGGGCTTTAGTGGTTGGGGATATGCCTTTTGGCTCCTATCATATTAGTGAAGAACAAGCTCTTATATCAGCCGTGCGTTATATAAAAGAAGGTGGAGTTGAGGCGGTAAAGATTGAAGGTGGGCGAAATCGTGCCTTACTAGTAGAAAGACTAGTGGAAAATGAAATTCCTGTAATGGGTCATATTGGGCTAACTCCTCAATCTGTGCATAAAATGGGGGGCTATAAAGTTCAAGGAAAAACCATTAACGCTGCACAAAGTTTGATTGAAGATGCTGTAACGCTTGAGCATGCAGGGATTTTTTCTTTAGTATTAGAAGGTATTCCTGAAGAAATTGCTGAAATGATTACAGAACGCATTAGTATTCCTACTATTGGTATAGGTGCAGGTCTTCATTGTGATGGGCAAATTCTGGTTTATTCTGATTTACTTGGGTTAACTTTTGGTCATCAAGCTAAATTTGTTCGTAAATATGCAGACCTAAAAATTACGATTAGCCAAGCTTTAGCAGAATATGTTGATGATATACACAAAGAAAATTTTCCTGCTCGCAAAGAGTCTTATCATATGCCTGAAGAACTATTAACTAAACTACGGCGGTCATAG
- a CDS encoding tetratricopeptide repeat protein: MKLMSKVIVNFSITILLILFALSVTSAFSTEENFKLKNLSKSIKDNFLVVSTQNDEETLKAILNEWNLNDVRETRERLESLVRNNPKNYVAWYWIAVASHRDLDDSKRAKEALSKIIKANPKQPTWLIPWAYFRLGMVANSEGQTSEAIKLFNKVLLFKDDGSGFYYAAQDELSKLENLNE; this comes from the coding sequence ATGAAGTTAATGAGTAAAGTTATAGTAAATTTCTCCATAACTATTTTATTGATTTTGTTTGCTTTAAGTGTAACAAGTGCTTTTTCAACAGAGGAAAATTTTAAGCTTAAAAACTTATCTAAATCAATAAAAGATAATTTTTTAGTAGTAAGTACCCAAAATGACGAAGAAACACTTAAAGCTATCCTTAATGAATGGAACTTAAACGACGTTAGAGAAACAAGAGAACGACTAGAAAGTTTAGTAAGAAATAATCCTAAAAACTATGTAGCCTGGTATTGGATAGCAGTAGCTTCTCATCGTGACCTTGATGATAGCAAGCGGGCTAAAGAAGCTCTTTCCAAAATAATTAAAGCTAACCCAAAACAGCCTACTTGGTTGATACCCTGGGCGTACTTTCGTCTTGGTATGGTTGCAAACTCTGAAGGGCAAACTAGCGAGGCTATAAAGCTTTTTAATAAAGTTCTTTTATTTAAGGATGATGGATCTGGTTTTTATTATGCTGCTCAAGATGAATTATCTAAACTGGAAAACTTAAATGAGTAA
- the recF gene encoding DNA replication and repair protein RecF (All proteins in this family for which functions are known are DNA-binding proteins that assist the filamentation of RecA onto DNA for the initiation of recombination or recombinational repair.), whose translation MIITEIYTEGFRNLSGKLIASPGINILCGDNAQGKTNWLEAIYLLASTKSFRTSTLKETFRLNPTNQTSKQAFVRGSVLRERLQKDLQVHLEENTKSFYINGKREAVTRYLGNLDVIVFCAEEMQIVRGEPAERRRFLDRGIVSLTPSYLKTISEYNRVLKQKNTLLKEAQESQNLSKFIDLIASWNQQLIEYSTRIHSSRVDYTNRLSKLINKQLFSQKKIEINYLSSLAQHGVSQKSSTEDYKKILTERLRLRLENEIAVGYSLIGPHRDELEILIDGQEVSKFGSSGEQRSALITLDLAQIAIYHQTFEEYPIFLIDDIDAELDLKRISLLLDHLANKMQVFISTSKREIASQYQKKAQCNFISQGKIIENTSENIFEIVKNIFEKQIFENNEIITKTTDLSVNNLVENKENLQIESVKTSASNNVFLVKEDFKEEPSIDEEDRHRAPF comes from the coding sequence ATGATTATTACTGAAATTTATACCGAAGGTTTTCGTAATCTATCTGGTAAGTTAATAGCTTCCCCAGGTATCAATATCTTATGTGGAGATAACGCACAGGGAAAGACAAATTGGCTAGAAGCAATCTATCTACTTGCTAGCACAAAATCTTTTCGCACTTCAACACTAAAAGAAACTTTTAGACTTAACCCTACAAACCAAACATCTAAACAAGCCTTTGTTCGTGGTAGCGTTCTAAGAGAAAGATTACAAAAAGATTTACAAGTTCATTTAGAAGAAAATACTAAAAGTTTTTATATTAATGGTAAAAGAGAAGCTGTTACTAGATATTTAGGTAATTTAGATGTAATAGTTTTTTGTGCTGAAGAAATGCAAATTGTTCGGGGTGAACCAGCCGAACGACGACGCTTTTTAGACCGGGGTATTGTTAGCCTTACGCCTAGCTACTTAAAAACTATTTCAGAATATAACCGTGTTCTAAAACAAAAAAATACTCTGCTAAAAGAAGCTCAAGAAAGTCAAAATTTATCTAAATTTATTGATTTAATAGCTTCATGGAATCAACAGCTTATTGAATATAGTACCCGTATTCATTCATCAAGAGTTGATTATACAAATCGTTTAAGTAAGTTAATAAATAAACAACTTTTTAGCCAGAAAAAAATAGAAATTAATTATCTTTCTTCGCTTGCTCAACATGGAGTTAGTCAAAAATCTTCTACTGAAGATTACAAAAAAATACTTACAGAACGTTTACGCTTACGTTTAGAAAATGAAATTGCAGTAGGTTATTCACTGATTGGGCCTCATAGAGATGAGCTAGAAATCCTTATTGATGGTCAAGAAGTAAGTAAATTTGGAAGTTCTGGGGAGCAACGTAGCGCGTTGATTACACTAGACTTAGCACAAATAGCTATTTATCATCAAACCTTTGAAGAATACCCAATTTTTCTAATAGATGATATTGATGCAGAACTTGACTTAAAACGGATTTCTCTGCTTTTAGATCATTTAGCAAATAAAATGCAGGTCTTTATCTCTACTTCAAAACGTGAAATAGCTTCACAATACCAGAAAAAAGCTCAATGCAATTTTATTTCACAAGGAAAAATTATAGAAAATACTTCTGAAAATATTTTTGAAATAGTCAAAAATATTTTTGAAAAACAAATTTTTGAAAACAATGAAATAATAACAAAAACTACTGATTTATCTGTAAATAATTTAGTAGAAAATAAAGAGAATTTACAAATTGAATCAGTCAAAACATCAGCGAGCAACAACGTCTTTTTAGTCAAAGAAGACTTTAAAGAAGAGCCTTCTATTGATGAAGAAGATCGTCATCGGGCACCCTTTTAA
- the gyrB gene encoding DNA topoisomerase (ATP-hydrolyzing) subunit B, with protein MKDNNTALSIAVESPGEDILPTPENGHYTGKDIQILSDRDGVRTRPAMYIGSNGEAGLHHLVYEIVDNSVDEALAGYCKNIEVFIHIDNSVTVVDDGRGIPPDIHPDDPKKRSAAEIVLTELHAGGKFGDSAYKVAGGLHGVGASVVNFLSEWLRLEIRREGDVYEQEYERGYPQAPLQQTGKTRRAGTKITFKPDPEIFTVTEFNFDILSDRLRQKSFLNKGLRITIKDERVSPEREHEFYYKGGIAEFVSHLNKNKTVLHAQPMYFEKLPSSDDPLGLEVAIQYNDSYAENIYSFANNINTVDGGTHLSGFRTSLTRTINSYAQTNMKNSSTLTGDDLREGLVAVISVKIPQPQFEGQTKGKLNSDVSGQVQSFLNENISRYLEENPVVAKKIITKAIDAARAREAARKARELVRRKGALDGSSLPGKLADCAERDPNVCEIYLVEGDSAGGSAKQGRDRRFQAILPLKGKILNVEKARYDKMLAHGEISAMIVALGTGIGKDDFDVSKLRYHKVVIMTDADVDGSHIRTLLLTFFYRQMPELIERGNIYIAQPPLFKVKKGRSEQYIINEKELNRYLMKKSTEDVQVTVKESGKVLEGRELIRVMEKQIEFNTYYQKLEKRFQDRLLLSIVLEALAGKTGVMRSLATLHQVFETVQPLTKVQEALTKAGYKSEIKKDEEHNLFEIEVVRSTAVSSGTMLIDWELATHVEFQKSVSLHLELSNSLVPPFIIRQNNNVTEVNGRDELVKHILDSAKKDIQIQRYKGLGEMNPDQLWETTMNPAKRTLLQVRIEDAVETDEIFTVLMGDSVEPRRKFIEDFALDVRNLDV; from the coding sequence ATGAAAGACAACAATACCGCTTTAAGCATTGCAGTAGAAAGTCCTGGAGAAGACATTCTCCCTACCCCAGAAAACGGCCACTATACAGGCAAAGACATACAAATTCTTAGCGACCGAGATGGCGTTAGAACTCGTCCAGCAATGTACATTGGCTCAAATGGTGAAGCAGGACTTCATCATCTGGTTTATGAAATTGTTGATAACAGTGTTGATGAAGCGTTAGCAGGTTATTGCAAAAATATTGAAGTATTTATTCATATTGACAATTCCGTAACCGTAGTTGATGACGGGCGAGGTATCCCCCCAGATATTCACCCAGATGACCCTAAAAAGCGTTCTGCCGCAGAAATCGTGCTAACAGAATTACATGCTGGTGGTAAATTTGGTGATAGTGCCTATAAAGTTGCTGGAGGTCTACACGGTGTTGGTGCTAGTGTGGTGAATTTTCTATCAGAATGGTTAAGACTAGAAATTCGTCGAGAAGGGGATGTTTACGAACAAGAATATGAGCGAGGCTATCCCCAAGCCCCTCTCCAACAAACAGGCAAAACCCGTCGTGCAGGAACAAAAATCACCTTTAAGCCAGATCCAGAAATTTTTACTGTAACAGAATTTAATTTTGATATTTTGTCCGATCGTTTAAGGCAAAAGTCTTTTCTTAACAAAGGTTTACGTATCACAATTAAAGATGAACGTGTTAGTCCAGAACGCGAGCATGAATTTTACTATAAAGGTGGAATTGCAGAATTTGTTAGTCACTTAAATAAAAATAAAACCGTTTTGCATGCTCAACCAATGTACTTTGAAAAACTTCCTTCTTCTGACGATCCTTTAGGTCTTGAAGTAGCCATCCAATACAATGATAGTTATGCAGAAAATATCTATTCTTTTGCTAACAATATCAATACTGTTGATGGAGGAACTCACCTTTCAGGTTTTCGTACTTCGCTAACTCGTACTATCAATAGCTATGCCCAAACTAACATGAAAAATAGTAGCACGTTGACAGGTGACGACCTACGCGAAGGATTAGTAGCTGTTATTAGCGTAAAAATCCCACAACCACAATTTGAAGGTCAAACCAAAGGCAAGCTTAATAGTGATGTTAGCGGACAAGTTCAATCTTTCCTTAATGAAAATATTTCCAGATATTTAGAAGAAAATCCTGTTGTTGCCAAAAAAATAATCACCAAAGCCATAGACGCAGCCCGCGCCCGTGAAGCAGCCCGCAAAGCCCGCGAATTAGTCCGCCGTAAAGGTGCGCTTGATGGTAGCAGTCTACCCGGCAAACTAGCCGACTGTGCAGAACGTGACCCAAATGTCTGTGAAATTTACCTTGTAGAGGGCGATAGTGCAGGTGGGAGCGCAAAGCAAGGGCGGGATCGTCGTTTTCAAGCTATTTTACCTCTAAAAGGTAAAATTCTTAATGTTGAAAAAGCTCGTTATGACAAAATGCTTGCACACGGTGAAATTAGCGCGATGATTGTTGCTCTTGGTACAGGCATAGGAAAAGATGATTTTGATGTGAGCAAGTTACGCTATCACAAAGTTGTGATAATGACGGACGCGGACGTTGACGGTAGCCATATTAGAACCCTTTTACTTACATTTTTCTATAGGCAAATGCCAGAACTTATTGAGCGTGGAAATATTTATATTGCTCAACCACCGCTTTTTAAGGTTAAAAAAGGTCGCTCGGAACAATACATAATCAATGAAAAAGAACTTAATCGCTACTTGATGAAAAAGTCTACTGAAGATGTACAAGTTACGGTTAAAGAATCTGGTAAAGTGTTAGAAGGTCGTGAGTTAATCCGAGTAATGGAAAAACAAATAGAATTTAACACCTACTACCAAAAGCTAGAAAAACGGTTCCAAGATCGTCTGTTATTAAGTATAGTTTTAGAAGCTTTAGCTGGAAAAACTGGTGTTATGCGTTCTTTAGCAACACTTCATCAAGTTTTTGAAACCGTGCAACCCCTAACAAAAGTTCAGGAAGCTTTAACTAAAGCTGGTTATAAGTCAGAAATCAAAAAAGATGAAGAACATAATTTATTTGAAATAGAAGTTGTACGTAGTACAGCGGTTTCTAGTGGAACAATGTTAATTGATTGGGAACTAGCAACACACGTTGAATTTCAAAAGTCTGTGTCGCTTCATTTAGAGTTGTCTAATTCTTTAGTTCCTCCTTTTATAATTCGCCAAAATAATAATGTAACTGAAGTAAATGGACGAGATGAGCTAGTTAAACATATTTTGGATAGTGCTAAAAAAGACATCCAAATCCAACGATATAAAGGTTTAGGAGAAATGAACCCAGACCAACTTTGGGAAACAACTATGAATCCTGCTAAACGTACACTTTTACAAGTTCGGATAGAAGATGCTGTAGAAACAGATGAAATTTTTACGGTGTTAATGGGTGATTCTGTTGAGCCTCGCCGAAAATTTATTGAGGATTTTGCTTTGGATGTACGAAATTTGGATGTCTAA
- the folK gene encoding 2-amino-4-hydroxy-6-hydroxymethyldihydropteridine diphosphokinase, which yields MQREEKSNSISPKFLLSSYKNWAAIGLGSNLGDRSANLLKAISLLINQKIKVIAISNIYETMPEDYLNQSNFLNMVIVVAGDDLPTPDKLLQLCLEIEHQLKRERLINKGPRTIDLDLLLYNNLVIDSIVDLEKYYSNIQISQLDLVLPHPRMHLRGFVLVPLLELLPNGQHPGLKESYRSLLEKLTLDLTNKVVYYQG from the coding sequence ATGCAAAGAGAAGAAAAAAGTAACTCTATTTCGCCTAAATTTTTATTATCTTCTTATAAAAACTGGGCAGCTATTGGTTTAGGCAGCAACCTAGGCGATAGAAGCGCAAATTTACTAAAGGCTATTTCTTTGTTAATTAATCAAAAAATAAAAGTAATTGCTATTTCAAATATTTACGAGACTATGCCAGAAGATTACTTAAACCAATCAAATTTTTTGAATATGGTTATAGTTGTTGCAGGAGATGATTTACCTACACCAGATAAGTTATTGCAGTTATGTTTAGAAATAGAACATCAACTTAAACGCGAAAGGCTTATTAACAAAGGGCCCCGAACAATAGATTTAGATTTATTACTTTATAATAATTTAGTAATAGATAGCATAGTAGATTTAGAAAAATACTATTCTAATATACAAATCTCACAATTAGATTTAGTGTTACCTCATCCTAGAATGCACTTACGAGGTTTTGTTTTAGTACCATTGCTAGAACTTTTACCAAATGGACAACATCCTGGCTTAAAAGAGAGTTATAGGTCATTACTTGAAAAACTAACGTTGGATTTAACAAACAAAGTTGTTTATTATCAGGGCTAA
- a CDS encoding nuclear transport factor 2 family protein, whose protein sequence is MKKAILLVISLVLFFSYVVIAQHNKTEKLKKEVFDTEQAFAQTMASRDHTAFSSFLSSEAVFFSDKEVLRGKEQVANAWKSFYEKPNAPFSWKPEQVEVLDSGTLALSSGPVYDPSGKLVARFTSIWRLESSGKWKIIFDKGNNVCDSAR, encoded by the coding sequence ATGAAGAAAGCTATTTTGTTAGTAATTTCTCTAGTGTTATTTTTTTCTTATGTGGTTATTGCACAACATAACAAAACAGAAAAGCTTAAAAAAGAAGTCTTTGATACTGAGCAAGCTTTTGCTCAAACTATGGCAAGCCGTGATCACACAGCATTTAGCTCTTTTTTATCCTCTGAAGCTGTGTTTTTTTCTGACAAAGAAGTTTTACGAGGTAAAGAGCAAGTAGCTAATGCTTGGAAAAGTTTTTATGAAAAGCCTAATGCACCTTTTTCTTGGAAACCTGAGCAAGTAGAAGTCCTGGATTCAGGAACACTTGCCTTAAGTTCTGGCCCTGTTTATGACCCTAGCGGAAAACTTGTAGCTAGATTTACTTCTATTTGGCGATTAGAGTCTAGCGGAAAATGGAAAATAATTTTTGATAAGGGTAATAATGTCTGTGATTCTGCTAGGTAA
- a CDS encoding AAA family ATPase, which yields MASDPLLVQSSNDYKGKLAFPFSYGVVWSRIKSEDFKSSLPELFEVNKALFYDHLSTSINAEKFQQQLQMLFPQYFNFHLSTEQIDRIRYHLFPEIRLPRKQFPVKQIESKDNKDFLPELETDSETILTVMDLEQERLAKHLGEGHRLLRGVAGSGKTWTLICRARILAQLYPDWKILVLCYNVSLTTMLKQMIDMVALPKCLANIKVTNYHPFLAQLAARAKVEQASGEKWAEILSQKLNKLIDEGKYKVPTFDAILIDEAHDFHPEWLKLIVRCLNPKTNSLFIVHDSAQNIYRKGFSFKSVGIQIKGRAKILKTNYRNTREIAQLASSFLNCGVKFTDELLKDDEGQLLEIIRPQATLRSGLFPQLIECQSFREECAEIAARVKLWLEKGKYPPQEILILYVKKGANPNDEKYIQAILTSLEEAGIEYEWITRNQESKRSFQLSSAKVKVSTIHSAKGLDFAAVALVGLSLLPSSIEQAEVERKLVYVGLTRARNELLITHCKASQFIVDLKQCREKLALY from the coding sequence TTGGCATCTGACCCGTTACTAGTTCAATCTAGCAATGATTATAAAGGTAAACTAGCTTTTCCCTTTAGTTATGGAGTTGTTTGGAGTCGTATTAAATCAGAAGATTTTAAGTCTTCTTTGCCTGAATTATTTGAGGTTAATAAAGCATTATTTTACGACCATTTAAGTACTTCTATAAATGCAGAAAAATTTCAACAACAATTACAAATGCTTTTTCCTCAATACTTTAACTTTCATTTATCAACAGAGCAGATAGACCGAATTCGATATCATCTTTTTCCAGAAATAAGGCTTCCTCGAAAACAATTTCCTGTAAAACAAATTGAATCTAAAGATAATAAAGATTTTTTGCCAGAATTAGAAACTGATAGCGAAACTATTCTTACAGTAATGGACTTAGAGCAAGAACGCTTAGCTAAACATCTAGGAGAAGGACACCGTTTGTTAAGGGGTGTTGCAGGTTCTGGAAAAACTTGGACTTTAATTTGTAGAGCAAGAATTTTGGCACAGCTTTATCCTGATTGGAAAATTTTAGTCTTATGTTATAACGTAAGCCTTACTACTATGTTAAAACAAATGATAGATATGGTAGCTTTGCCTAAATGTTTAGCTAATATTAAAGTAACAAACTATCATCCATTTTTAGCGCAACTAGCTGCTAGGGCTAAAGTTGAACAAGCTAGCGGTGAAAAATGGGCAGAAATTCTTTCCCAAAAGCTAAATAAACTTATTGATGAAGGAAAATATAAAGTTCCCACTTTTGATGCAATCCTAATAGACGAAGCTCATGATTTCCATCCTGAATGGTTAAAATTAATAGTTCGTTGCTTAAACCCAAAAACTAATAGTTTATTCATAGTTCACGATAGTGCGCAAAATATTTATCGCAAAGGGTTTAGCTTTAAGAGCGTAGGAATTCAAATTAAAGGACGCGCTAAAATATTAAAGACCAACTATCGCAATACTCGTGAAATAGCCCAACTAGCCTCTAGCTTTCTTAATTGCGGAGTAAAATTTACAGATGAGTTACTAAAAGATGATGAAGGTCAACTCTTAGAAATAATAAGACCTCAAGCAACTCTAAGATCTGGTTTATTCCCACAACTAATTGAATGTCAAAGCTTTAGAGAAGAATGCGCAGAAATAGCCGCTAGAGTAAAACTTTGGCTAGAAAAAGGTAAGTATCCACCACAAGAAATATTAATTTTATATGTAAAAAAAGGTGCTAACCCTAACGATGAGAAATATATACAAGCTATCCTAACTTCGCTAGAAGAAGCAGGAATTGAATATGAATGGATAACCCGCAATCAAGAGTCAAAACGTAGTTTTCAACTTTCATCAGCTAAAGTAAAAGTATCAACTATCCATAGTGCCAAAGGGCTAGATTTTGCTGCTGTGGCTTTAGTGGGATTATCTTTATTGCCTTCATCTATAGAACAAGCAGAAGTAGAGCGAAAACTAGTATATGTTGGTTTAACACGCGCTCGCAATGAGCTTTTAATTACTCACTGTAAAGCCTCTCAATTTATTGTTGATCTTAAACAATGCAGAGAAAAACTAGCTCTTTACTAA
- a CDS encoding PilZ domain-containing protein, whose translation MDDQREEPREEAKMFITVEGHDLWGHEKLEALVTDVSHSGICVYTEFPFEINSIVKLYLGGELAAKGEIADVVTDTTQENAALRTRIGIEITQKYEAWPYFS comes from the coding sequence ATGGACGACCAACGCGAAGAACCTAGAGAAGAAGCTAAAATGTTTATTACTGTTGAAGGCCATGATCTTTGGGGTCATGAAAAATTAGAAGCATTAGTAACAGATGTAAGTCATTCAGGAATATGTGTATATACCGAATTTCCTTTTGAAATTAATTCTATCGTTAAATTATATTTAGGAGGAGAATTAGCTGCTAAAGGAGAAATTGCAGATGTTGTTACAGATACTACTCAAGAAAATGCAGCTTTAAGAACTCGTATCGGTATAGAAATTACTCAAAAATACGAGGCTTGGCCCTATTTTTCTTAA
- a CDS encoding amidohydrolase — translation MNDRQEVIEDGYIAIKGDRIVDLGSRIDLSKKYLPKKKILATGKAIIPGLINTHTHVPMVFFRGIADDLLLQEWLEKYIFPAEAKNVSKDFCYWGTMAGCLEMIKGGVTTYVDMYYFEDTIAEATAKAGMRGVLGETLIDFPVADNKTPQEALVYTEKFVERWRNHPLIIPAIAPHAPYTVKPDHLKAVKEFAEKQNIPIVIHLAETQAEVDDITKRYGSRPIMHLEKLGLLSDRLIAAHVVWANAEEIALLKQRGVGVAHNPQSNMKLACGVAPVPEMLKAGVAVGLGTDGAASNNDLNLFEEMDTAAKLHKLNSKNPTVLSAREALEMATIRGAKAIHLEKEIGSLEVGKRADIVVVNLQTSHHQPVYNLFSSLVYSTKGSDVETSIINGKVVMQSGKVLTLNEVEINQQTKKYREQIINSLK, via the coding sequence ATGAACGATCGTCAAGAAGTGATCGAAGACGGATATATTGCAATCAAAGGTGATCGGATCGTCGATCTAGGATCACGCATTGATCTAAGCAAAAAATACTTACCTAAGAAAAAGATTCTTGCTACAGGAAAAGCAATTATTCCTGGTTTAATCAATACTCATACTCATGTTCCTATGGTTTTCTTTCGAGGAATTGCAGATGATTTGCTGCTTCAAGAATGGCTAGAAAAATATATTTTTCCGGCTGAAGCTAAGAATGTCTCTAAAGATTTTTGCTATTGGGGAACAATGGCTGGTTGTTTAGAAATGATTAAAGGCGGTGTGACTACTTATGTAGATATGTACTATTTTGAAGACACCATTGCCGAAGCAACAGCTAAAGCAGGGATGCGTGGCGTACTGGGTGAAACCTTAATAGATTTTCCTGTAGCTGACAATAAAACCCCTCAAGAAGCTTTGGTTTACACAGAAAAATTTGTTGAACGTTGGCGCAACCATCCGTTAATTATTCCTGCAATTGCTCCACACGCACCTTACACAGTAAAACCTGACCATTTGAAAGCTGTTAAAGAATTTGCTGAAAAGCAAAACATCCCTATTGTCATACATTTAGCAGAAACTCAAGCAGAGGTAGACGATATTACTAAGCGTTATGGTTCACGTCCAATTATGCACTTGGAAAAACTAGGTCTACTTAGCGACCGTTTAATTGCTGCACACGTCGTTTGGGCAAACGCGGAAGAAATCGCGCTGCTAAAACAACGTGGTGTAGGTGTAGCGCATAATCCTCAAAGCAATATGAAATTAGCTTGCGGGGTTGCACCTGTGCCAGAAATGTTAAAAGCAGGTGTTGCAGTTGGTCTTGGAACAGATGGAGCAGCATCAAATAATGACTTAAATTTATTTGAAGAAATGGACACAGCCGCTAAATTACATAAGCTTAACTCAAAAAATCCTACTGTGTTAAGTGCGCGGGAAGCCTTAGAAATGGCGACTATTCGCGGTGCTAAAGCTATTCACCTTGAGAAAGAAATTGGGTCGTTAGAAGTAGGAAAAAGAGCCGATATTGTGGTTGTAAACTTACAAACTTCTCATCATCAACCTGTTTATAACCTTTTTTCTAGCTTAGTTTATTCAACAAAAGGTAGCGATGTAGAAACCAGCATTATTAATGGAAAAGTAGTTATGCAGTCTGGAAAAGTCTTAACTCTTAATGAGGTAGAAATTAACCAACAAACTAAAAAATATCGTGAGCAAATTATTAATAGTTTGAAATAG
- a CDS encoding alpha/beta hydrolase, which translates to MKLRYLLVLTVFLLVNVTIVYGQRDGNFNNFMVIKNMDKAEPLIIGETFTIDSKILGEKRRINVYIPSIYLESADTKLPVLYMPDGGMAEDFLHLAGLVQVSVGNQTMRPFLLVGIENTERRRDMTGPTENEEDKKIAVRVGGSEKFRKFLKDELMPQIKERYHTTNETAIVGESLAGLFVMETFFLEPDLFDTYIALDPSLWWNNQKLVKMADKQLQSHPKSKKNLYFASSDEKGISDITQQLSGILSKYAPSMLNWHYEKMPEEKHSTIYHPAALKAFRSLFKPTIDK; encoded by the coding sequence ATGAAATTAAGGTATTTACTAGTATTAACAGTTTTCTTATTGGTAAATGTAACTATTGTTTATGGTCAAAGAGATGGAAACTTTAATAATTTCATGGTTATAAAAAATATGGATAAGGCAGAACCATTAATTATTGGCGAGACATTTACAATTGACTCAAAAATTCTTGGTGAAAAAAGACGCATAAACGTCTATATTCCTTCAATTTATTTAGAATCAGCAGATACTAAATTGCCAGTGCTTTATATGCCTGATGGGGGTATGGCTGAAGACTTTTTGCATCTAGCAGGTCTTGTGCAAGTGTCTGTAGGCAATCAAACAATGCGACCATTTTTGCTAGTGGGAATTGAAAATACTGAAAGACGACGTGATATGACTGGCCCTACTGAAAATGAAGAAGATAAAAAGATCGCTGTGCGTGTAGGAGGTTCAGAAAAGTTTAGAAAGTTCTTAAAAGATGAATTAATGCCCCAAATAAAAGAGCGTTACCACACAACTAACGAAACAGCCATTGTTGGCGAGTCACTTGCAGGACTTTTTGTAATGGAAACTTTTTTTCTTGAACCAGATTTATTTGATACTTACATAGCACTTGATCCAAGCCTTTGGTGGAATAATCAAAAACTAGTCAAAATGGCAGATAAACAACTGCAATCACATCCTAAATCAAAGAAAAACTTATATTTTGCAAGTAGCGATGAAAAGGGTATTTCAGATATTACTCAACAATTATCAGGGATTCTTAGTAAATATGCACCTTCTATGCTTAATTGGCACTATGAAAAAATGCCAGAGGAAAAACACTCGACAATCTATCATCCAGCGGCTCTCAAAGCTTTTAGGAGTTTGTTTAAACCTACCATAGATAAGTAG